In the Advenella kashmirensis WT001 genome, one interval contains:
- the rpmA gene encoding 50S ribosomal protein L27, whose amino-acid sequence MAQKKGGGSTRNGRDSESKRLGVKAFGGEVIPAGSIIVRQRGTRFHPGTNVGIGKDHTLYALVDGSVSFSHKGALNKHTVSVTKVD is encoded by the coding sequence ATGGCACAGAAAAAGGGCGGCGGCTCAACCCGCAACGGCCGCGACTCGGAATCCAAACGACTGGGCGTAAAAGCCTTTGGCGGTGAAGTTATTCCAGCCGGTTCAATCATTGTTCGTCAGCGTGGCACACGTTTTCACCCGGGAACCAACGTTGGTATCGGTAAAGACCACACTCTGTACGCACTGGTAGACGGCAGTGTTTCCTTTTCACATAAAGGCGCACTCAACAAGCATACCGTTTCCGTAACAAAGGTAGACTAA
- a CDS encoding DUF1853 family protein: MIGLQQRDTLARKTTKLRDQQLPLSGLPEVTQQLGVCVDSAAAYMKGWLFYPLQGERWDDYVLAEPTTRAMLNPQHSRGWWLTQADFAQRLARSIRTDAGAGELRWRILSRMQWLSPQQADVADTLEAAALLAQLESWFGSGAAVTGPRPGLLIVALAPSGVAAPLSAVSAQAMATAAPASGATVPATGQPLPTASGQVYTEVHRGFVVADDWVDAVL; the protein is encoded by the coding sequence TTGATAGGCCTGCAACAGCGCGATACGCTGGCCCGCAAAACCACGAAATTGCGTGATCAGCAACTGCCGCTGTCCGGCCTGCCTGAGGTCACACAGCAATTGGGCGTCTGCGTCGATAGCGCCGCAGCCTATATGAAGGGCTGGCTGTTCTACCCCTTGCAGGGCGAGCGCTGGGACGATTACGTCCTGGCCGAACCGACCACCCGGGCAATGCTCAACCCGCAGCATTCAAGGGGCTGGTGGCTGACGCAAGCCGATTTTGCGCAGCGCCTCGCACGGTCGATCAGGACAGACGCAGGGGCCGGTGAACTGCGCTGGCGCATTCTATCGCGCATGCAATGGCTCTCGCCGCAACAGGCCGATGTCGCCGACACACTTGAGGCAGCGGCCCTTCTGGCACAACTTGAATCGTGGTTCGGTTCAGGCGCGGCCGTCACCGGACCGCGACCCGGACTATTGATCGTCGCACTGGCGCCCTCGGGCGTCGCTGCCCCCTTAAGCGCCGTCAGCGCACAGGCAATGGCTACTGCGGCGCCGGCATCTGGCGCAACTGTACCCGCGACCGGGCAACCGCTGCCGACCGCTTCAGGCCAAGTATACACGGAGGTGCACCGCGGCTTTGTGGTCGCCGACGATTGGGTCGACGCAGTATTGTGA
- a CDS encoding DUF1853 family protein, whose translation MHITATQRQGGARQTIGELDYIWRDQSNHKVWHWELAVKYYLYVPQAAGPRTPIV comes from the coding sequence ATCCATATCACCGCTACCCAGCGCCAAGGCGGCGCCCGGCAAACCATTGGCGAGCTGGACTACATCTGGCGCGATCAAAGCAACCACAAGGTGTGGCACTGGGAACTGGCCGTCAAATATTATCTTTATGTGCCGCAGGCAGCCGGACCCCGGACGCCGATCGTTTGA
- the hemL gene encoding glutamate-1-semialdehyde 2,1-aminomutase, giving the protein MSQNEVLFKRALQSIPGGVNSPVRAFRSVGGTPRFISKAKDAYIWDADGKQYIDYLGSWGPAIVGHAHPEVVQAVQRAAESGLSFGAPTEAESLLAEAIIARIPSIEKVRLVSSGTEATMSAIRLARGATGRNKIIKFEGCYHGHADSLLVKAGSGLLTFGNPTSAGVPAEFVAHTLVLDYNDLDAVKAAFAEFGADIACIIVEPIAGNMNLIKPVEGFLAGLRALCSEYGALLIFDEVMTGFRAGPQGVQGLSGVTPDLTTLAKVIGGGMPVGAFGGRADIMDQIAPLGPVYQAGTLSGNPVSVAAGLITLEILSRPGFYEHLQTQSAKLVAGLQDKARAAGVAFCADSVGGMFGLYFRETVPTTFAEVSDINHEAFKVFFHGMLDNGVHLAPSAFEAGFVSAMHSDEILEKTLDAAGRAFALL; this is encoded by the coding sequence ATGTCCCAGAACGAAGTTCTCTTTAAACGCGCCCTTCAATCCATTCCTGGTGGTGTCAATTCGCCGGTGCGAGCATTCCGCTCGGTAGGCGGCACGCCCCGCTTCATCAGCAAGGCAAAAGACGCTTATATCTGGGATGCCGATGGCAAACAGTATATTGATTACCTGGGGTCCTGGGGGCCGGCCATTGTCGGCCATGCGCATCCCGAAGTGGTTCAGGCCGTGCAGCGGGCAGCAGAATCAGGCCTGTCTTTCGGTGCGCCGACCGAGGCCGAATCTTTGCTGGCCGAAGCGATTATTGCGCGCATCCCGTCCATTGAAAAGGTCCGTCTGGTCAGTTCAGGTACAGAAGCCACCATGAGTGCCATCCGCCTGGCCCGTGGCGCCACTGGCCGCAATAAGATCATCAAATTCGAAGGCTGTTACCATGGCCATGCCGATAGCCTGCTGGTCAAAGCCGGCTCGGGCCTGCTGACCTTCGGCAACCCGACCTCTGCCGGCGTCCCTGCAGAATTCGTTGCGCATACATTGGTGCTGGACTATAACGATCTGGACGCAGTCAAGGCCGCATTTGCCGAATTCGGTGCCGATATTGCCTGCATTATTGTTGAACCGATAGCCGGTAATATGAACTTGATCAAGCCGGTAGAAGGGTTCCTGGCCGGCCTGCGCGCATTGTGCTCCGAATATGGCGCACTGCTGATTTTCGACGAAGTGATGACGGGCTTTCGCGCCGGCCCACAAGGTGTACAGGGCCTGTCGGGCGTCACGCCCGATCTGACCACGCTGGCAAAAGTCATTGGCGGGGGCATGCCCGTAGGCGCCTTTGGCGGTCGCGCCGACATCATGGACCAGATTGCACCGCTGGGGCCGGTTTATCAGGCGGGCACGCTTTCGGGCAATCCTGTGTCCGTTGCCGCCGGCCTTATCACACTTGAAATACTGTCGCGCCCCGGCTTCTATGAGCACCTGCAGACACAATCTGCCAAACTGGTTGCCGGCCTGCAGGACAAGGCCCGTGCCGCAGGCGTCGCCTTCTGCGCCGACTCGGTGGGCGGCATGTTCGGCCTGTATTTCCGCGAAACCGTTCCCACTACCTTCGCAGAGGTGTCCGACATCAACCATGAGGCCTTCAAGGTCTTTTTCCATGGCATGCTGGACAATGGCGTTCATCTGGCGCCATCGGCGTTTGAAGCCGGTTTTGTCTCGGCCATGCATAGCGACGAGATTCTGGAAAAAACACTGGACGCCGCCGGCCGCGCATTCGCACTACTGTAA